Proteins encoded in a region of the Elaeis guineensis isolate ETL-2024a chromosome 7, EG11, whole genome shotgun sequence genome:
- the LOC105032178 gene encoding major pollen allergen Ole e 10 produces MARRVEASPFLLLFSFAVLLLAGGTIQLVQGQKTWCIAKPSSDDATLLANINYACSQVDCSILQRGRPCFYPDNLMSHASVAMNLYYQAKGRNYWNCYFKNSGIITMTDPSFGSCAYA; encoded by the exons ATGGCCAGAAGAGTTGAAGCATCTCCGTTTCTCCTACTCTTCTCTTTTGCAGTGCTCTTGCTTGCTG GGGGAACAATACAGTTGGTACAAGGACAG AAAACTTGGTGTATCGCAAAGCCTTCATCTGATGATGCTACTCTTCTAGCCAACATCAACTATGCTTGCTCTCAGGTGGATTGCAGTATACTGCAAAGGGGCCGCCCGTGCTTCTACCCAGATAACCTCATGTCCCATGCTTCCGTTGCCATGAACCTCTACTACCAAGCCAAGGGCAGGAACTACTGGAATTGCTACTTTAAGAATTCGGGGATCATAACAATGACCGATCCAA GTTTTGGTAGCTGTGCTTATGCCTAG